Proteins encoded in a region of the Colius striatus isolate bColStr4 chromosome 18, bColStr4.1.hap1, whole genome shotgun sequence genome:
- the LOC104560834 gene encoding myosin-1B isoform X3, whose amino-acid sequence MSTDAEMAAFGEAAPYLRKSEKERIEAQNKPFDAKSSVFVVHPKESYVKSTVQSKEAGKVTVKTEGGETLTVKDDQVFSMNPPKYDKIEDMAMMTHLHEPAVLYNLKERYAAWMIYTYSGLFCVTVNPYKWLPVYNPEVVLAYRGKKRQEAPPHIFSISDNAYQFMLTDRENQSVLITGESGAGKTVNTKRVIQYFATIAASGDKKKEEAQPTGKMQGTLEDQIISANPLLEAFGNAKTVRNDNSSRFGKFIRIHFGATGKLASADIETYLLEKSRVTFQLKAERSYHIFYQIMSNKKPELIEMLLITTNPYDFLYVSQGEITVPSIDDQEELMATDSAIDILGFSADEKTAIYKLTGAVMHYGNLKFKQKQREEQAEPDGTEVADKAAYLMGLNSADLLKALCYPRVKVGNEYVTKGQTVQQVYNSVGALAKSVFEKMFLWMVIRINQQLDTKQPRQYFIGVLDIAGFEIFDFNSLEQLCINFTNEKLQQFFNHHMFVLEQEEYKKEGIDWEFIDFGMDLAACIELIEKPMGIFSILEEECMFPKATDTSFKNKLYDQHLGKSNNFQKPKPAKGKAEAHFSLVHYAGTVDYNITGWLEKNKDPLNETVVGLYQKSSLKTLALLFASVGGAESGGSGKKGAKKKGSSFQTVSALFRENLNKLMSNLRSTHPHFVRCLIPNETKTPGAMEHELVLHQLRCNGVLEGIRICRKGFPSRILYADFKQRYKVLNASAIPEGQFIDSKKASEKLLGSIDVDHTQYKFGHTKVFFKAGLLGLLEEMRDEKLAQLITRTQAMCRGYLMRVEFKKMTERRESIFCIQYNVRAFMNVKHWPWMKLYFKIKPLLKSAESEKEMANMKEEFEKTKEELAKSEAKRKELEEKMVKLVQEKNDLQLQVQAEADGLADAEERCDQLIKTKIQLEAKIKELTERAEDEEEMNAELTAKKRKLEDECSELKKDIDDLELTLAKVEKEKHATENKVKNLTEEMAALDETIAKLTKEKKALQEAHQQTLDDLQAEEDKVNTLTKAKTKLEQQVDDLEGSLEQEKKLRMDLERAKRKLEGDLKMNQESIMDLENDKQQLDEKLKKKDFEISQIQSKIEDEQALGMQLQKKIKELQARIEELEEEIEAERTSRAKAEKHRADLSRELEEISERLEEAGGATAAQIDMNKKREAEFQKMRRDLEEATLQHEATAAALRKKHADSTAELGEQIDNLQRVKQKLEKEKSELKMEIDDLASNMESVSKAKANLEKMCRSLEDQLSEIKSKEEEQQRTINDISAQRARLQTESGEYSRQVEEKDALISQLSRGKQAFTQQIEELKRHLEEEIKAKNALAHALQSARHDCDLLREQYEEEQEAKGELQRALSKANSEVAQWRTKYETDAIQRTEELEEAKKKLAQRLQDAEEHVEAVNAKCASLEKTKQRLQNEVEDLMIDVERSNAACAALDKKQKNFDKILAEWKQKYEETQAELEASQKESRSLSTELFKMKNAYEESLDHLETLKRENKNLQQEISDLTEQIAEGGKAIHELEKVKKQIEQEKSELQASLEEAEASLEHEEGKILRLQLELNQVKSEIDRKIAEKDEEIEQLKRNHLRVVESMQSTLDAEIRSRNEALRLKKKMEGDLNEIEIQLSHANRQAAEAQKNLRNTQGVLKDTQIHLDDALRTQEDLKEQVAMVERRANLLQAEVEELRAALEQTERCRKAAEQELMDASERVQLLHSQNTSLINTKKKLETDIAQIQGEMEDTIQEARNAEEKAKKAITDAAMMAEELKKEQDTSAHLERMKKNLDQTVKDLQHRLDEAEQLALKGGKKQIQKLEARVRELEGEVDAEQKRSAEAVKGVRKYERRVKELTYQSEEDRKNVLRLQDLVDKLQMKVKSYKRQAEEAEELSNVNLSKFRKIQHELEEAEERADIAESQVNKLRAKSREIGKKAESEE is encoded by the exons ATGTCAACAGACGCTGAGATGGCCGCCTTTGGGGAGGCGGCTCCATATCTCCGGAAGTCTGAAAAGGAGAGAATCGAGGCTCAGAACAAGCCTTTCGATGCCAAGTCATCCGTCTTTGTGGTGCATCCCAAGGAATCCTATGTGAAAAGCACAGTCCAGAGCAAAGAAGCAGGGAAAGTCACTGTCAAGACCGAAGGAGGAGaa ACCCTGACCGTGAAAGATGATCAGGTCTTCTCCATGAACCCTCCCAAGTACGACAAAATCGAGGACATGGCCATGATGACCCACCTCCACGAGCCCGCCGTGCTGTACAACCTCAAAGAGCGTTACGCAGCCTGGATGATCTAC ACCTACTCGGGTCTCTTCTGCGTCACCGTCAACCCCTACAAGTGGCTGCCGGTGTACAACCCGGAGGTGGTGTTGGCCTACCGAGGCAAGAAGCGCCAGGAGGCCCCTCCACACATCTTCTCCATCTCTGACAACGCCTATCAGTTCATGCTGACTG ATCGCGAGAACCAGTCGGTCCTGATCAC CGGAGAATCCGGTGCAGGGAAGACTGTGAACACAAAGCGTGTCATCCAGTACTTTGCAACAATTGCAGCCAGTGGGGataagaagaaggaggaggctCAACCAACAGGCAAAATGCAG GGGACACTTGAGGATCAAATCATCAGTGCCAACCCACTGCTGGAGGCTTTTGGTAATGCCAAGACCGTGAGGAACGACAACTCCTCACGCTTT gGTAAATTCATCAGAATCCATTTTGGTGCCACAGGCAAACTGGCTTCTGCTGACATTGAAACCT ATCTGCTGGAGAAGTCCAGAGTCACTTTCCAGCTCAAGGCAGAAAGAAGCTACCACATATTCTATCAGATCATGTCCAACAAGAAGCCAGAGCTAATTG AGATGTTGCTGATCACCACCAACCCCTATGACTTCCTCTATGTGAGCCAAGGGGAGATCACAGTTCCCAGCATCGATGACCAGGAAGAGCTGATGGCCACGGAT AGTGCTATTGACATCCTGGGCTTCAGTGCTGATGAGAAGACAGCCATCTACAAGCTGACAGGGGCTGTCATGCACTATGGCAACCTGAAGTTCAAGCAGAAGCAGCgtgaggagcaggcagagccagaCGGCACAGAAG TTGCTGACAAGGCTGCCTACCTGATGGGTCTGAACTCAGCAGATCTGCTCAAAGCCCTCTGCTACCCGCGAGTCAAGGTTGGGAATGAATATGTGACCAAAGGTCAAACTGTGCAGCAG gtCTACAATTCCGTGGGTGCTCTGGCAAAATCTGTCTTTGAGAAGATGTTCCTGTGGATGGTCATTCGTATCAACCAACAGCTGGATACAAAGCAGCCCAGACAGTACTTCATTGGTGTCCTGGACATTGCTGGCTTTGAGATCTTTGAT TTCaacagcctggagcagctgtGCATCAACTTCACAAACGAGAAACTGCAACAGTTCTTCAACCACCACATGTtcgtgctggagcaggaggagtaCAAGAAGGAAGGAATTGATTGGGAGTTCATTGACTTTGGGATGGACCTGGCTGCCTGCATTGAGCTCATTGAGAAG CCCATGGGCATCTTCTCCATCCTGGAAGAGGAGTGCATGTTCCCCAAGGCAACTGACACCTCTTTCAAGAACAAGCTCTATGACCAGCACCTGGGCAAGTCCAACAATTTCCAGAAGCCCAAGCCTGCCAAAGGCAAGGCTGAGGCTCACTTTTCCCTGGTGCACTATGCTGGCACAGTGGACTACAACATCACTGGCTGGCTGGAGAAGAACAAGGACCCCCTGAATGAAACTGTTGTGGGGCTGTACCAGAAATCATCCCTGAAGACACTGGCCCTACTCTTTGCATCTGTTGGTGGGGCAGAA AGCGGTGGCAGTGGTAAGAAGGGCGCCAAGAAGAAGGGCTCCTCTTTCCAGACTGTCTCAGCTCTTTTCCGG GAAAATTTAAACAAGCTGATGAGCAATTTGCGAAGCACACATCCCCATTTTGTGCGGTGCCTTATTcctaatgaaacaaaaacacctG GTGCCATGGAGCATGAGCTGGTGCTGCACCAGCTGCGGTGCAATGGCGTGCTGGAAGGAATTAGAATTTGCAGGAAAGGATTTCCCAGCAGGATACTCTATGCAGACTTTAAACAGAG GTACAAGGTGCTTAATGCCAGTGCTATCCCAGAGGGACAGTTCATTGATAGCAAGAAGGCTTCTGAGAAGCTCCTTGGATCCATCGATGTGGATCACACCCAGTACAAATTTGGGCACACCAAG GTGTTCTTCAAAGCTGGGCTGCTGGGACTGCTGGAGGAGATGAGGGATGAGAAGCTGGCACAGCTCATCACCCGCACACAAGCTATGTGTAGGGGTTACCTGATGAGAGTGGAGTTCAAGAAAATGACGGAGAGGAG AGAGTCCATCTTCTGCATCCAGTACAATGTTCGTGCATTCATGAATGTCAAGCACTGGCCCTGGATGAAGCTGTACTTCAAGATCAAGCCCTTGCTGAAGAGTGCAGAGTCTGAGAAGGAGATGGCCAACATGAAGGAAGAGTTTGAGAAAACCAAGGAGGAGCTTGCCAAGTCTGAGGCAaagaggaaggagctggaggaaaaaatggtgaaaCTGGTGCAGGAGAAAAATGATCTGCAGCTCCAAGTGCAGGCT GAAGCTGATGGTTTGGCTGATGCTGAGGAAAGGTGTGACCAGCtcatcaaaaccaaaatccagCTGGAAGCCAAAATCAAGGAGTTAACAGAGCGAGCAGAAGATGAAGAGGAGATGAATGCTGAGCTGACAGCCAAGAAGAGGAAATTGGAGGATGAATGCTCAGAGCTGAAGAAAGATATTGATGACCTTGAGTTAACATTGGCCAAGgttgagaaggaaaaacatgCCACTGAAAACAAG GTGAAAAACCTCACAGAGGAGATGGCAGCTCTGGACGAGACCATCGCCAAGCtgacaaaagagaagaaagcccTCCAAGAGGCCCATCAGCAGACACTGGACGACCTGCAGGCAGAAGAGGACAAAGTCAACACGCTGACCAAAGCTAAAACCAAGCTGGAGCAGCAAGTGGATGAT ctggaagggtCCCTGGAGCAAGAGAAGAAACTGCGCATGGACCTGGAGAGAGCCAAGAGGAAACTCGAAGGAGACCTGAAGATGAACCAGGAATCCATAATGGATTTGGAAAATgacaagcagcagctggatgAGAAACTGAAGAA GAAAGACTTTGAAATCAGCCAGATCCAGAGCAAAATCGAAGATGAGCAAGCTCTGGGCATGCAGTTACAGAAGAAGATCAAGGAGCTGCAG GCTCGTATTGAGGAACTGGAGGAGGAAATTGAGGCCGAGCGAACGTCTCGGGCAAAAGCAGAGAAGCATCGGGCTGACCTctccagggagctggaggagatcAGCGAGCGGCTGGAAGAGGCAGGAGGGGCGACAGCAGCTCAGATCGATATGAACAAGAAGCGTGAGGCGGAGTTCCAGAAGATGCGGCGTGACCTGGAAGAGGCCACGCTGCAGCACGAAGCCACGGCTGCCGCCCTGCGCAAGAAGCACGCGGACAGCACAGCCGAGCTTGGGGAGCAGATCGACAACCTGCAGCGAgtgaagcagaagctggagaaggagaagagtgAGCTCAAGATGGAGATTGATGACTTGGCCAGTAACATGGAGTCTGTCTCCAAAGCCAAG GCAAATCTGGAGAAGATGTGTCGCTCTCTAGAAGACCAGCTCAGTGAGATTAAGAGTAAGGAGGAGGAACAACAGCGAACAATTAATGACATCAGTGCTCAGAGAGCTCGGCTACAAACAGAATCTG GTGAATACTCACGCCAGGTGGAGGAGAAGGATGCTCTGATTTCTCAGCTGTCAAGAGGCAAGCAGGCATTCACCCAGCAGATTGAGGAACTCAAGAGGCACCTAGAGGAAGAGATAAAG GCCAAGAACGCCCTGGCCCACGCCTTGCAGTCTGCTCGCCACGACTGCGACTTGCTCCGGGAACAATatgaggaggagcaggaagcCAAGGGGGAGCTGCAGCGCGCCCTGTCCAAGGCCAACAGCGAAGTGGCCCAGTGGAGAACCAAATACGAGACGGACGCTATTCAGCGCAccgaggagctggaggaggccaA GAAGAAGCTGGCACAGCGCctgcaggatgcagaggaaCACGTTGAAGCTGTCAATGCCAAATGTGCCTCCCTGGAGAAGAcaaagcagaggctgcagaatGAAGTGGAGGACCTGATGATTGATGTGGAGAGATCAAAtgctgcctgtgcagctctggATAAGAAGCAGAAGAACTTTGACAAG ATCCTGGCAGAATGGAAGCAGAAGTATGAGGAAACTCAGGCTGAGCTGGAAGCCTCCCAGAAGGAGTCTCGCTcgctcagcacagagctgtttaAGATGAAGAATGCCTATGAGGAGTCCTTGGACCACCTGGAAACGCTGAAGCGTGAGAACAAGAACTTGCAGC AGGAGATTTCTGACCTCACAGAGCAGATTGCAGAGGGAGGAAAGGCAATTCATGAGTTGGAGAAAGTCAAGAAGCAGATTGAGCAGGAGAAATCTGAACTCCAAGCTTctctggaggaagctgag GCTTCCCTGGAACATGAAGAGGGGAAGATCCTGCGCCTCCAGCTTGAGCTCAACCAAGTGAAGTCAGAGATTGACAGGAAGATAGCAGAGAAAGATGAAGAGATTGAACAGCTGAAGAGAAACCACCTCCGAGTTGTGGAGTCCATGCAGAGCACCCTGGATGCTGAGATCAGGAGCAGGAATGAAGCCCTGAGGCtgaagaagaagatggagggAGACTTGAATGAAATAGAGATCCAGCTGAGCCATGCCAACAGACAGGCTGCAGAGGCACAAAAGAACCTGAGAAACACACAGGGAGTTCTCAAG GACACCCAGATACATTTGGATGATGCTCTTAGGACACAGGAGGACCTGAAGGAGCAGGTGGCCATGGTGGAGCGCAGAGCAAACCTGCTGCAGGCTGAAGTTGAGGAGTTAAGGGCAGCACTAGAACAAACAGAGAGGTGCAGAAAGGCGGCTGAGCAGGAACTGATGGATGCAAGTGAGCGTGTGCAGCTCCTCCATTCTCAG AACACCAGCTTGATCAACAccaagaagaagctggaaacaGACATTGCCCAAATTCAGGGTGAAATGGAGGACACGATCCAGGAAGCCCGCAATGCTGAGGagaaggccaagaaggccatcACTGAT gctgccatGATGGCAGAAGAGCTGAAGAAGGAGCAGGACACCAGCGCCCACCTGGAGAGGATGAAGAAGAACCTGGACCAGACGGTGAAGGACCTGCAGCACCGTCTGGATGAGGCCGAGCAGTTGGCACTGAAGGGAGGCAAGAAGCAAATCCAGAAGCTGGAGGCCAGA GTGCgggagctggaaggggaggtTGATGCTGAGCAGAAGCGCAGCGCTGAAGCCGTGAAGGGTGTGCGCAAGTACGAGAGGAGGGTGAAGGAGCTGACCTACCAG tctgaagaagacaggaaaaatgtTCTCAGGCTGCAGGATCTCGTGGACAAGCTTCAAATGAAAGTGAAATCCTACAAGAGGCAAGCTGAGGAGGCT GAGGAGCTGTCTAATGTCAACCTCTCCAAGTTCCGCAAGATCCAGCACGAGCTGGAGGAAGCCGAGGAGCGGGCTGACATTGCAGAGTCGCAGGTCAACAAGCTCCGAGCGAAGAGCCGAGAGATTGGCAAGAAGGCAGAAAGTGAAGAGTAA